In Eschrichtius robustus isolate mEscRob2 chromosome 2, mEscRob2.pri, whole genome shotgun sequence, a single window of DNA contains:
- the BNIP1 gene encoding vesicle transport protein SEC20, whose amino-acid sequence MAVPQDVHVRICNQEIVKFDLEVKALIQDIGDCSGPLSALTELNTKVKEKFQQLRHRIQELEQSAKEQDKESEKQVLLQEVENHKKQMLSNQTSWRKANLTCKIAIDNLEKAELLQGGDLFRQRKTAKESLAQTSSAITESLMGISRMMSQQVQQSEEAMQTLVNSSRTILDANEEFKSMSGTIQLGRKLITKYNRRELTDKLLIFLALALFLATVLYIVKKRLFPFL is encoded by the exons ATGGCGGTTCCCCAAGACGTCCACGTCAGGATCTGTAACCAAGAGATTGTTAAATTCGATCTGGAGGTGAAGGCGCTTATCCAG GATATTGGAGATTGTTCAGGACCATTAAGTGCACTTACCGAACTGAATACTAAAGTGAAAGAGAAGTTTCAACAGTTGCGGCACAGAATACAG GAGCTTGAGCAGTCGGCTAAAGAGCAAGACAAAGAATCGGAGAAGCAAGTTCTGCTCCAGGAAGTGGAGAATCACAAAAAGCAGATGCTCAG CAATCAGACCTCATGGAGGAAGGCAAATCTCACCTGCAAAATTGCTATCGACAACCTAGAGAAAGCAGAACTTCTCCAGGGAGGAGACCTCTTCAGGCAAAG GAAAACCGCCAAAGAGAGCCTGGCCCAGACGTCCAGTGCCATCACAGAGAGCCTCATGGGGATCAGCAGGATGATGTCCCAGCAGGTCCAGCAGAGCGAGGAAGCCATGCAGACGCTGG TTAATTCTTCACGGACTATCCTGGATGCAAATGAAGAATTCAAGTCCATGTCGGGGACCATCCAGTTGGGACGGAAGCTCATCACAAAATATAATCGCCGAGAGCTGACTGACaagcttctcattttccttgcGCTCGCCCTCTTTCTTGCTACGGTTCTCTATATTGTGAAAAAGCGGCTCTTTCCATTTTTGTAA